One Natrinema halophilum genomic window carries:
- a CDS encoding metal-dependent hydrolase has translation MPDLLTHVLIGYSIGTLLSFRYETIRPAQVTLVMGGALSPDLAKGDLFFPSEFVEYLVGIPFSWAPLHTLVGTVLVVLFGSLLVAPEYRRQAIALIAIGATSHHALDVALLTATGEAYAVFFPISAYRPPALDLYLSTDRWPAIVSGTFAAVLWGVRRYGFATRSTAAE, from the coding sequence ATGCCGGATCTCCTGACGCACGTTCTGATCGGGTACAGTATCGGAACGCTCCTTTCGTTCAGATACGAGACGATACGCCCGGCGCAGGTCACCCTCGTGATGGGCGGTGCGCTCTCGCCGGACCTGGCGAAGGGTGATCTGTTTTTCCCGAGCGAGTTCGTCGAGTACCTCGTCGGCATCCCGTTCTCGTGGGCGCCGCTACACACGCTCGTCGGCACCGTCCTCGTCGTCCTTTTCGGCTCGCTCCTGGTTGCACCCGAATATCGGCGGCAGGCGATCGCACTGATCGCTATCGGTGCAACGAGCCATCACGCACTCGACGTCGCGTTGCTCACGGCCACCGGCGAGGCATATGCCGTCTTCTTCCCGATCAGTGCGTATCGGCCCCCGGCGCTCGATCTCTATCTCAGCACCGATCGCTGGCCCGCGATCGTGTCGGGTACGTTCGCCGCCGTTCTGTGGGGAGTGCGTCGATACGGCTTCGCCACGCGGTCGACTGCCGCAGAGTGA
- a CDS encoding DUF2270 domain-containing protein: MSDSSSNEVDATDQEHREVGRGLLDEEMGPSGAMAHLYRGEIHRMRFWRERLDRTTNWAVIILAALLTWAFSSESNPHYVLLAGSTVLCVFMTIEARRYRGYDIWRSRMRTLQKNVFAYGLDPSQGLEDQDWRAKLSKDYREPRLKISRTEAIAHRLRRVYLPLVTIILGAWVLRITAFADVSWPASAMIGVIPGTVVTATVFLSYIALFAIALNRKTWHAETELMTEDLRNK; encoded by the coding sequence ATGAGCGATAGTTCGAGCAACGAGGTCGATGCAACCGACCAGGAGCATCGCGAAGTTGGACGGGGACTTCTCGACGAGGAGATGGGGCCCAGCGGGGCGATGGCCCACCTGTACCGGGGTGAAATCCACCGAATGCGCTTCTGGCGCGAACGCCTCGATCGCACGACGAACTGGGCCGTCATCATCCTGGCAGCCCTCCTCACGTGGGCGTTCTCGAGCGAATCGAACCCACACTACGTACTGCTGGCCGGATCGACGGTACTCTGTGTCTTTATGACGATCGAGGCGCGACGATACCGAGGATACGATATCTGGCGGTCGCGAATGCGGACGCTACAGAAGAACGTCTTCGCGTACGGCCTCGACCCCTCACAGGGGCTAGAAGACCAGGACTGGCGGGCGAAACTGAGCAAAGACTACCGGGAGCCACGGCTCAAAATTTCGCGGACGGAAGCCATCGCTCATCGACTTCGCCGGGTCTATCTTCCGCTGGTTACCATCATACTCGGTGCGTGGGTCCTTCGAATCACGGCGTTTGCGGACGTTTCGTGGCCAGCGAGTGCGATGATCGGCGTCATTCCAGGGACCGTCGTCACGGCCACGGTCTTCTTAAGCTACATCGCGTTGTTCGCCATCGCGCTCAACAGAAAGACGTGGCACGCCGAAACGGAACTGATGACTGAGGACCTCCGAAATAAGTAG
- a CDS encoding MBL fold metallo-hydrolase, with amino-acid sequence MSNTKHADPTISPEEVAARRDDEDLFILDVRNEGDYEEWQVENSHNLPIYDELLDGKLGGLEDALDDIPTDKEIAIVCVAGITSAHAAEFLRERGYDAKSMDDGMNGWGRVHVTYELEDVDGVTQIVRPGTGCLSYLVYDGDEGVVVDPSLYLDEYRSVADDHDVEIVAAVDTHAHADHVSGGRPLAAELDVPYYLHPTDAADLDEYAAIEDGDTIAVGDRELEVMHTPGHTPGSVSLTWDDALLSGDTLFIRSVGRPDLEGSDETDVREAAAELFDSLDRLTGLSDETVVLPGHMSDEEIRPLATTLGDLEADNELVAVDDRTEFVETIVDALSDEPANYNQIKAINWGKEPLTDEAADLELGPNNCAAS; translated from the coding sequence ATGAGCAATACTAAACACGCTGATCCGACGATAAGCCCCGAAGAAGTGGCTGCAAGGCGAGACGACGAGGATCTGTTCATTCTCGACGTCCGAAACGAAGGCGACTACGAGGAGTGGCAGGTAGAAAACAGCCACAATCTCCCCATCTACGATGAACTGCTCGATGGGAAGCTCGGCGGCCTCGAGGACGCCCTCGACGATATCCCGACGGACAAAGAGATCGCCATTGTCTGTGTGGCGGGCATCACGTCGGCTCACGCCGCGGAATTCCTCCGAGAACGCGGGTACGATGCCAAATCGATGGACGACGGGATGAACGGCTGGGGACGCGTCCACGTCACCTACGAACTCGAGGACGTCGATGGCGTGACACAGATCGTCCGGCCCGGAACGGGTTGTCTCTCCTATCTCGTCTACGACGGCGACGAAGGCGTCGTCGTCGACCCCAGTCTCTACCTCGACGAGTATCGATCCGTCGCCGACGATCACGATGTCGAGATCGTCGCGGCAGTCGACACGCACGCACACGCGGATCACGTCAGCGGCGGCCGACCTCTCGCCGCCGAACTCGACGTTCCGTACTACCTCCATCCGACCGATGCCGCCGACCTCGACGAGTACGCCGCGATCGAAGACGGTGACACCATCGCCGTCGGTGATCGAGAACTCGAGGTAATGCATACCCCGGGTCACACGCCCGGAAGCGTCTCGCTCACCTGGGACGACGCCCTGCTCTCTGGAGACACACTATTCATCCGCAGCGTTGGTCGGCCCGACCTCGAGGGGAGCGACGAGACGGACGTCCGCGAGGCCGCCGCCGAACTCTTCGACAGCCTCGATCGGCTCACTGGTCTATCGGACGAAACGGTCGTCCTTCCTGGACACATGAGCGACGAAGAGATCCGTCCGCTCGCGACGACGCTCGGCGACCTCGAGGCGGACAACGAACTTGTCGCCGTCGACGACCGTACGGAGTTCGTCGAGACCATCGTCGACGCCCTCTCCGACGAACCGGCGAACTACAACCAGATCAAGGCCATCAACTGGGGGAAAGAACCGCTAACCGACGAGGCGGCAGATCTCGAACTGGGACCGAACAACTGCGCTGCGAGCTAA
- a CDS encoding helix-turn-helix transcriptional regulator, producing the protein MQNNLKVWRAREDLTQEALADEVDVTRQTINSIERDRYDPSLELAFKLAAYFDCRIEDIFTYHPDEDT; encoded by the coding sequence ATGCAGAACAACCTCAAGGTGTGGCGGGCCAGGGAAGACCTCACTCAGGAAGCGCTCGCCGACGAAGTGGACGTCACACGACAGACGATTAACTCGATCGAACGAGATAGGTACGATCCGAGCCTCGAATTGGCGTTCAAACTGGCTGCATATTTCGATTGCCGGATCGAGGATATCTTTACGTACCACCCTGACGAAGACACGTAG